A part of Nostoc sp. C052 genomic DNA contains:
- a CDS encoding efflux RND transporter periplasmic adaptor subunit: MGISNLFQCSAPLRYVSLTMLSLLLLNTPTTVLAGGGHDHTGGSAFQAGGELTGSVEVDAETAKLLGVKVEPLQRQRLAVGIKTTGQIETLPSQKVEVTTPIQGVKVVELLVEPGASVKKGQPVAVVTSPDLVELRVNSQDKLAQGQADLQQAQADLRLAQQNYDRYQQIAAAEIAQAQSQVAFAQEKYEKDQVLATEGALARRNALESQTQLAEAKAKLTTANSRRDVIASENQLKRAQAAVSLAKSNINRSSAIYETRLSQLGNRANAKGLITVSAPISGKVTDREVTIGQSFQDAGGKLMTIVNDSRVFATANIYEKDLDKVRTGQQVSMKVASVPNQTFTGRITRIGSVVEGETRVVPVQAEVNNTRGQLKPGMFAELEVVTDQTSTATLAIPNSAVVDANSKKLVYVQNGNAFQSVEVELGQTSGDLIEIKSGLFEGDSVVTQRAPQLYAQSLRGDKKSKEDDHSQEEDSHSEESEAKANSFPLPLWLLSAGGGAAIATVAFMGGSFWSGRRTRSPLIAVGNSEYEYETEIYTDNHKQPILSQPAKLIENEERENPHSPN, encoded by the coding sequence ATGGGAATCTCTAATTTGTTTCAATGTTCTGCTCCACTGCGTTATGTTTCGTTGACAATGTTGAGTTTGTTACTACTAAATACTCCTACTACTGTTTTGGCTGGTGGTGGTCATGACCACACTGGCGGAAGTGCTTTTCAAGCAGGAGGCGAATTGACGGGTTCTGTGGAAGTTGATGCAGAAACCGCAAAACTGCTAGGAGTTAAGGTCGAACCGTTGCAACGCCAACGATTAGCTGTAGGCATTAAAACTACTGGACAGATTGAAACCTTACCTAGTCAGAAAGTGGAAGTCACCACCCCAATTCAAGGGGTAAAAGTAGTTGAACTGTTGGTGGAACCAGGTGCATCAGTAAAGAAAGGCCAACCTGTCGCTGTTGTAACTAGTCCTGACTTAGTGGAACTGCGGGTTAACTCTCAGGACAAATTAGCACAAGGTCAGGCTGATTTACAGCAGGCTCAAGCTGACTTGAGGCTAGCCCAACAAAACTATGATCGCTATCAACAAATAGCCGCAGCAGAAATCGCCCAAGCCCAAAGCCAAGTCGCATTTGCTCAAGAAAAGTATGAAAAAGATCAAGTGTTAGCCACTGAAGGTGCTTTGGCACGTCGCAACGCCCTTGAATCCCAAACCCAGCTAGCAGAAGCTAAAGCTAAACTGACCACAGCTAATAGCCGCCGCGATGTCATTGCGTCTGAAAATCAGCTAAAGCGCGCTCAAGCAGCAGTTAGCCTAGCAAAGTCAAATATTAATCGCAGCAGTGCTATTTATGAAACTCGCCTTTCTCAACTAGGAAACCGCGCTAATGCTAAGGGGCTAATAACAGTAAGTGCTCCGATTTCCGGCAAGGTTACTGACAGGGAAGTTACTATCGGCCAATCTTTCCAGGATGCGGGTGGCAAGTTAATGACGATTGTGAATGATAGTCGGGTTTTTGCCACAGCGAATATCTATGAAAAAGATTTAGATAAAGTGAGAACAGGCCAACAGGTAAGCATGAAGGTTGCTAGCGTACCTAATCAAACCTTTACAGGAAGGATTACACGGATTGGCTCAGTGGTGGAAGGAGAAACGCGAGTAGTACCAGTACAAGCCGAAGTCAATAACACCAGAGGGCAGCTCAAACCTGGAATGTTTGCCGAACTTGAAGTTGTAACAGACCAGACATCTACAGCTACTTTGGCAATTCCCAATTCTGCCGTAGTGGATGCAAATAGTAAGAAATTGGTCTATGTCCAAAACGGCAATGCCTTCCAATCGGTTGAAGTTGAGTTAGGACAAACCTCTGGAGATTTAATTGAGATTAAAAGTGGTTTATTCGAGGGAGATTCAGTAGTCACTCAGCGTGCGCCACAACTTTATGCACAGTCATTACGGGGTGATAAGAAATCCAAAGAAGACGACCACTCGCAAGAAGAAGATTCGCACTCAGAGGAAAGTGAGGCTAAAGCTAACAGCTTCCCTCTACCTTTATGGTTGCTCTCAGCAGGGGGAGGAGCAGCCATTGCTACCGTGGCTTTCATGGGAGGTAGCTTCTGGTCTGGTCGTCGCACGCGATCGCCTTTAATAGCAGTGGGCAATTCAGAGTACGAGTATGAAACTGAGATTTATACCGACAACCATAAGCAACCTATATTGTCTCAACCAGCCAAGCTGATTGAGAATGAAGAACGTGAAAATCCTCATTCCCCAAACTAA